The Astyanax mexicanus isolate ESR-SI-001 chromosome 7, AstMex3_surface, whole genome shotgun sequence genome has a window encoding:
- the ky gene encoding lim and transglutaminase domain protein ltd-1 isoform X2 — protein MADIMVHKFSFPLTCPPCHAQPNQQPITEENQHPGNQRQESGSVTLRPKDPKDNPKQANPEPNKKPTHNDKQSQEECKRTIKAYMISEKEGGAPSKPRPADSVFSHKTVFEKWESLQYEEQRPSTKRQLSAESAAKCVSVRKRSSVTSSREEPAKPLSPTDPGRQPGKACLPISSSSQRKPRRQLFSSTGVFHKVDTLAISAGRELKEQGVFSAQSIARAITQGAINELEKLRAIWVWLCHNIEYDVEGYLGLSPKLCTPEEVIKQGRGVCSGFSSICLEMCREVGVQCEEVSGYSKGIGHSPGRKLAQDRSDHSWNVVWVKDRWGLLDACWGAGTVNMETKTFVKRFDDFYFLTDPSEFINSHFPDEQHWQLLDTPISLEKFELGPLKTSAFYTLGLTLQQPTQYKITTDGEATVSVTSSRPLTFAYELRQRDVQTGVPGQREVDSSCGLLSVTRQGMSLRLLPPDPGDYELKLFAQAEGDSGALRWVCSLELECPAVRQSQPLPANPYMSWGSGARAGALGVKGCSLPNEEPLEVGEGGECEVILHTARPLMVVCELAHALLDPALAKRCLALQIAAERLVCNVLCPYKGFYRLSMFVRDYSDGSGTLQNVGNFLLHCKSQGVNLNQLYPPDLGPWCGPGMRTDAAGLSQFSHPGALVNVPQGRCNITFHRTSPELQIHAVLSTEMSQKSQVKSGPGQGLNSETSHKDKASSKQDNSTTELHQEALFPLSRYILLTLTDSKVTVSVSASSPGVYRLGLYGRMPPQQEFSPLCDYVLRSMCEKRGDPFPCVYSAWGKGCVLLEPRSGLLAPQSWVRVRVKVPAARKVSVLAEERVELKMNKSKVWEGEAYTGSIRQIKLTAATSEAGDMAVLMTFDVLDLESEP, from the exons ATGGCTGACATCATGGTTCATAAGTTCTCCTTCCCCCTTACCTGTCCACCATGTCACGCCCAACCCAAtcagcagccaatcacagaggAGAATCAGCACCCTGGCAACCAGCGACAGGAGTCTGGAAGTGTTACACTAAGACCCAAAGACCCAAAAGACAACCCGAAACAAGCGAACCCAGAACCGAACAAAAAGCCAACACACAATGATAAACAGTCACAAGAGGAGTGCAAGCGCACCATTAAAGCTTACATGATaagtgagaaagagggaggagcACCTTCTAAGCCCCGCCCTGCTGATTCAGTGTTTTCACACAAGACTGTGTTTGAGAAATGGGAAAGCCTGCAGTATGAAGAGCAGCGGCCAAGCACGAAGCGGCAGCTGTCTGCAGAGAGTGCAgcgaagtgtgtgagtgtgaggaagaggagCAGTGTGACGAGCAGCAGAGAAGAGCCAGCGAAACCTCTCTCACCCACTGATCCTGGCAGACAGCCCGGGAAAGCCTGTCTGCCCATAAGCTCCTCCTCTCAGAGGAAGCCAAGAAGACAGCTGTTCAGCAGCACTGGGGTCTTCCACAAAGTGGACACACTGGCAATTAGTGCAGGGAGAgag CTGAAGGAACAGGGAGTGTTCTCAGCTCAAAGCATCGCTCGTGCGATCACACAGGGGGCCATAAATGAGCTGGAGAAACTCAGGGCCATATGGGTCTGGCTCTGCCATAATATCG AGTATGATGTGGAGGGGTATCTGGGTCTTTCTCCAAAGCTCTGCACCCCTGAAGAAGTCATTAAGCAGGGACGAGGAGTATGCAGTGGGTTTTCCAGCATCTGCCTGGAGATGTGCAG GGAGGTTGGAGTTCAATGCGAGGAAGTGAGCGGCTACAGCAAGGGCATTGGGCACTCGCCTGGACGCAAGTTGGCACAAGATCGCTCAGACCACAGTTGGAACGTGGTGTGGGTGAAGGATAGGTGGGGGCTGCTGGACGCCTGTTGGGGGGCTGGCACTGTCAACATGGAAACCAAAACGTTTGTCAAGAG GTTCGACGATTTCTACTTTCTGACGGATCCGAGTGAATTTATCAACTCTCACTTCCCTGATGAGCAGCACTGGCAACTGCTGGACACTCCCATCTCATTGGAGAAGTTTGAGCTGGGACCCTTGAAGACCTCGGCATTCTACACTCTGGGATTGACCCTTCAACAACCAACACAATACAAAATAACCACAG ATGGGGAAGCAACTGTGTCCGTGACCTCGTCCAGACCGTTGACCTTTGCCTACGAACTGAGGCAGCGGGATGTCCAGACAGGAGTTCCAGGCCAGAGGGAGGTTGACAGCTCCTGTGGCCTGCTGTCAGTGACCCGTCAAGGAATGAGTCTGCGCCTGCTGCCCCCGGACCCAGGAGACTACGAACTAAAGCTGTTTGCTCAGGCAGAGGGCGACTCCGGGGCACTGCGCTGGGTCTGCTCGCTGGAGCTGGAGTGTCCAGCCGTCCGGCAGAGTCAGCCACTGCCTGCTAACCCCTACATGAGCTGGGGTTCAGGGGCCAGGGCTGGAGCGTTGGGGGTGAAAGGTTGCAGCCTGCCAAATGAAGAGCCTCTGGAAGTGGGTGAAGGAGGAGAGTGCGAAGTGATTCTGCACACTGCTCGACCGCTGATGGTGGTTTGTGAGCTTGCACATGCCTTGCTTGACCCTGCATTGGCCAAGCGTTGTCTGGCATTACAAATAGCAGCAGAACGGTTGGTGTGCAACGTGCTGTGCCCCTACAAAGGCTTCTACCGACTCTCCATGTTCGTGCGGGATTACAGCGATGGAAGTGGGACCCTTCAAAATGTTGGCAACTTTCTGCTGCACTGTAAGAGTCAAGGAGTCAATCTTAACCAACTGTACCCCCCTGACCTTGGCCCATGGTGTGGTCCAGGCATGCGTACGGACGCGGCCGGACTGTCCCAATTCAGTCACCCAGGGGCGTTAGTGAACGTACCTCAGGGGCGCTGCAATATCACCTTCCATCGCACTTCACCGGAGCTGCAAATCCATGCAGTCCTTAGCACAGAGATGAGTCagaagagtcaagtcaagtctgGGCCTGGGCAGGGCCTGAACTCCGAGACGAGTCATAAAGACAAGGCCTCTTCAAAGCAGGACAACAGCACAACAGAGCTGCACCAAGAGGCCCTCTTCCCGCTCTCGCGGTACATCCTGCTCACACTCACGGATAGCAAAGTGACTGTTAGCGTTTCCGCATCCAGTCCTGGAGTCTATCGCCTGGGCTTGTATGGACGGATGCCACCTCAGCAGGAATTCTCCCCACTGTGCGACTATGTTCTACGGAGCATGTGCGAAAAGCGTGGAGATCCCTTCCCGTGTGTGTATTCAGCATGGGGGAAAGGGTGTGTGCTACTGGAGCCACGGTCAGGCCTGCTGGCTCCACAGAGCTGGGTGCGCGTCCGAGTGAAAGTCCCTGCGGCGCGGAAAGTAAGTGTGCTGGCAGAGGAGCGAGTGGAGCTGAAGATGAATAAGAGCAAGGTGTGGGAGGGCGAGGCTTACACAGGAAGCATCAGGCAAATCAAACTGACCGCTGCAACCTCAGAGGCCGGCGACATGGCTGTTCTCATGACCTTCGATGTCCTTGATCTGGAAAGTGAGCCCTGA
- the ky gene encoding lim and transglutaminase domain protein ltd-1 isoform X1, with the protein MADIMVHKFSFPLTCPPCHAQPNQQPITEENQHPGNQRQESGSVTLRPKDPKDNPKQANPEPNKKPTHNDKQSQEECKRTIKAYMISEKEGGAPSKPRPADSVFSHKTVFEKWESLQYEEQRPSTKRQLSAESAAKCVSVRKRSSVTSSREEPAKPLSPTDPGRQPGKACLPISSSSQRKPRRQLFSSTGVFHKVDTLAISAGRELKEQGVFSAQSIARAITQGAINELEKLRAIWVWLCHNIEYDVEGYLGLSPKLCTPEEVIKQGRGVCSGFSSICLEMCREVGVQCEEVSGYSKGIGHSPGRKLAQDRSDHSWNVVWVKDRWGLLDACWGAGTVNMETKTFVKRFDDFYFLTDPSEFINSHFPDEQHWQLLDTPISLEKFELGPLKTSAFYTLGLTLQQPTQYKITTEDGEATVSVTSSRPLTFAYELRQRDVQTGVPGQREVDSSCGLLSVTRQGMSLRLLPPDPGDYELKLFAQAEGDSGALRWVCSLELECPAVRQSQPLPANPYMSWGSGARAGALGVKGCSLPNEEPLEVGEGGECEVILHTARPLMVVCELAHALLDPALAKRCLALQIAAERLVCNVLCPYKGFYRLSMFVRDYSDGSGTLQNVGNFLLHCKSQGVNLNQLYPPDLGPWCGPGMRTDAAGLSQFSHPGALVNVPQGRCNITFHRTSPELQIHAVLSTEMSQKSQVKSGPGQGLNSETSHKDKASSKQDNSTTELHQEALFPLSRYILLTLTDSKVTVSVSASSPGVYRLGLYGRMPPQQEFSPLCDYVLRSMCEKRGDPFPCVYSAWGKGCVLLEPRSGLLAPQSWVRVRVKVPAARKVSVLAEERVELKMNKSKVWEGEAYTGSIRQIKLTAATSEAGDMAVLMTFDVLDLESEP; encoded by the exons ATGGCTGACATCATGGTTCATAAGTTCTCCTTCCCCCTTACCTGTCCACCATGTCACGCCCAACCCAAtcagcagccaatcacagaggAGAATCAGCACCCTGGCAACCAGCGACAGGAGTCTGGAAGTGTTACACTAAGACCCAAAGACCCAAAAGACAACCCGAAACAAGCGAACCCAGAACCGAACAAAAAGCCAACACACAATGATAAACAGTCACAAGAGGAGTGCAAGCGCACCATTAAAGCTTACATGATaagtgagaaagagggaggagcACCTTCTAAGCCCCGCCCTGCTGATTCAGTGTTTTCACACAAGACTGTGTTTGAGAAATGGGAAAGCCTGCAGTATGAAGAGCAGCGGCCAAGCACGAAGCGGCAGCTGTCTGCAGAGAGTGCAgcgaagtgtgtgagtgtgaggaagaggagCAGTGTGACGAGCAGCAGAGAAGAGCCAGCGAAACCTCTCTCACCCACTGATCCTGGCAGACAGCCCGGGAAAGCCTGTCTGCCCATAAGCTCCTCCTCTCAGAGGAAGCCAAGAAGACAGCTGTTCAGCAGCACTGGGGTCTTCCACAAAGTGGACACACTGGCAATTAGTGCAGGGAGAgag CTGAAGGAACAGGGAGTGTTCTCAGCTCAAAGCATCGCTCGTGCGATCACACAGGGGGCCATAAATGAGCTGGAGAAACTCAGGGCCATATGGGTCTGGCTCTGCCATAATATCG AGTATGATGTGGAGGGGTATCTGGGTCTTTCTCCAAAGCTCTGCACCCCTGAAGAAGTCATTAAGCAGGGACGAGGAGTATGCAGTGGGTTTTCCAGCATCTGCCTGGAGATGTGCAG GGAGGTTGGAGTTCAATGCGAGGAAGTGAGCGGCTACAGCAAGGGCATTGGGCACTCGCCTGGACGCAAGTTGGCACAAGATCGCTCAGACCACAGTTGGAACGTGGTGTGGGTGAAGGATAGGTGGGGGCTGCTGGACGCCTGTTGGGGGGCTGGCACTGTCAACATGGAAACCAAAACGTTTGTCAAGAG GTTCGACGATTTCTACTTTCTGACGGATCCGAGTGAATTTATCAACTCTCACTTCCCTGATGAGCAGCACTGGCAACTGCTGGACACTCCCATCTCATTGGAGAAGTTTGAGCTGGGACCCTTGAAGACCTCGGCATTCTACACTCTGGGATTGACCCTTCAACAACCAACACAATACAAAATAACCACAG AAGATGGGGAAGCAACTGTGTCCGTGACCTCGTCCAGACCGTTGACCTTTGCCTACGAACTGAGGCAGCGGGATGTCCAGACAGGAGTTCCAGGCCAGAGGGAGGTTGACAGCTCCTGTGGCCTGCTGTCAGTGACCCGTCAAGGAATGAGTCTGCGCCTGCTGCCCCCGGACCCAGGAGACTACGAACTAAAGCTGTTTGCTCAGGCAGAGGGCGACTCCGGGGCACTGCGCTGGGTCTGCTCGCTGGAGCTGGAGTGTCCAGCCGTCCGGCAGAGTCAGCCACTGCCTGCTAACCCCTACATGAGCTGGGGTTCAGGGGCCAGGGCTGGAGCGTTGGGGGTGAAAGGTTGCAGCCTGCCAAATGAAGAGCCTCTGGAAGTGGGTGAAGGAGGAGAGTGCGAAGTGATTCTGCACACTGCTCGACCGCTGATGGTGGTTTGTGAGCTTGCACATGCCTTGCTTGACCCTGCATTGGCCAAGCGTTGTCTGGCATTACAAATAGCAGCAGAACGGTTGGTGTGCAACGTGCTGTGCCCCTACAAAGGCTTCTACCGACTCTCCATGTTCGTGCGGGATTACAGCGATGGAAGTGGGACCCTTCAAAATGTTGGCAACTTTCTGCTGCACTGTAAGAGTCAAGGAGTCAATCTTAACCAACTGTACCCCCCTGACCTTGGCCCATGGTGTGGTCCAGGCATGCGTACGGACGCGGCCGGACTGTCCCAATTCAGTCACCCAGGGGCGTTAGTGAACGTACCTCAGGGGCGCTGCAATATCACCTTCCATCGCACTTCACCGGAGCTGCAAATCCATGCAGTCCTTAGCACAGAGATGAGTCagaagagtcaagtcaagtctgGGCCTGGGCAGGGCCTGAACTCCGAGACGAGTCATAAAGACAAGGCCTCTTCAAAGCAGGACAACAGCACAACAGAGCTGCACCAAGAGGCCCTCTTCCCGCTCTCGCGGTACATCCTGCTCACACTCACGGATAGCAAAGTGACTGTTAGCGTTTCCGCATCCAGTCCTGGAGTCTATCGCCTGGGCTTGTATGGACGGATGCCACCTCAGCAGGAATTCTCCCCACTGTGCGACTATGTTCTACGGAGCATGTGCGAAAAGCGTGGAGATCCCTTCCCGTGTGTGTATTCAGCATGGGGGAAAGGGTGTGTGCTACTGGAGCCACGGTCAGGCCTGCTGGCTCCACAGAGCTGGGTGCGCGTCCGAGTGAAAGTCCCTGCGGCGCGGAAAGTAAGTGTGCTGGCAGAGGAGCGAGTGGAGCTGAAGATGAATAAGAGCAAGGTGTGGGAGGGCGAGGCTTACACAGGAAGCATCAGGCAAATCAAACTGACCGCTGCAACCTCAGAGGCCGGCGACATGGCTGTTCTCATGACCTTCGATGTCCTTGATCTGGAAAGTGAGCCCTGA